Below is a genomic region from Granulicella sp. L56.
CAGAGTTGCCCCACCCCGTCATATAGCAGAAGAGCCTCGGGCCAAAGTCACGCGCCGGGTTGATCGCCCATGCTTCCAGATATCCCATCGATGCTCCGATCAGAGCAACAAGCAGACCGATCATGAGCGCACCGGAGTTCGCTCCCGGCGCCATCTCGTTATAGGTTTCGGTGATTGCAAAGATGCCGAAGATGAGAAAGGCGGTGAGAATGATCTGATCGCTGAAGGCGTGCATGGGCGTGATCGCCAGTCCGGGATGGGTGAAGAAGACACCTGCTGCGCCGCCGGCTGCTCGAGTGAGATGCGAGGCTTCGTTGAAATGATCGATGACCGGCGAATACAGCACGTAAACCAGCGACGCTCCCAGGACTGCGCCCACGACCTGGGCGATGCAATAAGGGATGACCTTGGCCCACTCGAATTTTCTGTAAAGGGCCAGCGCGAGCGTGACTGCCGGATTCGCGTGCGTGCCCGAAACCGATCCAGTTGCATAGATCGCAATGGTGACTGC
It encodes:
- a CDS encoding MIP/aquaporin family protein — protein: MKRQFIGELIAETIAVFIIIAFGDSVAGMYSLYTPSPYQGAYWGVCIAWGLAVTIAIYATGSVSGTHANPAVTLALALYRKFEWAKVIPYCIAQVVGAVLGASLVYVLYSPVIDHFNEASHLTRAAGGAAGVFFTHPGLAITPMHAFSDQIILTAFLIFGIFAITETYNEMAPGANSGALMIGLLVALIGASMGYLEAWAINPARDFGPRLFCYMTGWGNSAFPSPQNYWWVPIVGPLIGGVVGGGAYQYLVRPYLPAHVRALSGESK